In one Zobellia galactanivorans genomic region, the following are encoded:
- a CDS encoding helix-turn-helix domain-containing protein, which yields MFKKILIAEDFQDTNKGIVNALENRLQIEEIQEELYCDKAYNRFKLAFNEGEPYELLITDLSFKEGPAARKLTSGQALIKAVRDIDPNIKVIVNSMIDNPVEINPLFTDLKINAYVCKGRNGLNELVTAIQEAYQNRTYVSPQINLNSANTIFELDKYDRMILQDLAEGLTKKEISEKLKRQNISPNSESTIDKKVSRLFDAFGAKNIQHLIAKLIKEGRI from the coding sequence ATGTTCAAAAAAATACTGATTGCAGAAGACTTCCAAGACACGAACAAAGGCATCGTTAACGCCCTTGAAAATCGACTGCAGATTGAAGAAATACAAGAAGAACTTTATTGTGACAAAGCGTACAACAGGTTTAAACTAGCCTTTAACGAAGGGGAGCCCTATGAGCTTTTAATAACCGACCTTTCGTTCAAAGAAGGGCCCGCGGCCCGTAAACTGACTTCAGGCCAGGCCCTTATAAAGGCGGTCAGGGACATCGACCCGAACATAAAGGTCATTGTCAATTCAATGATAGACAATCCGGTCGAGATCAATCCGCTTTTTACCGATCTGAAGATAAATGCCTATGTCTGTAAAGGCCGTAACGGACTCAACGAACTGGTGACCGCCATACAAGAGGCCTACCAGAACAGGACCTATGTTTCCCCCCAGATCAACCTGAATAGTGCCAACACTATTTTTGAACTGGACAAGTACGACCGTATGATCTTGCAAGACCTAGCCGAAGGCTTGACCAAAAAAGAGATCTCGGAAAAACTCAAACGTCAAAACATTTCGCCCAATAGCGAAAGTACCATCGATAAAAAAGTAAGCCGCTTGTTTGACGCCTTCGGGGCCAAAAACATCCAACATCTTATAGCCAAGCTGATCAAAGAAGGCAGGATATAA
- a CDS encoding sensor histidine kinase — protein sequence MNRFALIVFCFLFFGCTSKHDAPLTQEGKDADSALFHYKRAKEKTLSVKERYQAINQSYQHLKNDVEDSLYGPVLFQKSLLHLLSKEYDSLRIYHDQLANHAPKVKKASVLAEQYYLMGYYFSEVEHDYHKAIENYSLSKEYYTQLKDSSRIGINLLNIGTIQKNNNDFFGSKETLTDALKFLKNPKKVAHCYNALATNHRKLLNFSDAIDYYQKAIHIEESAHDRLIYENNLAATYIDSKSFDKAMELLNKIVKDSTLGRNQKHYARVLDNLAYARWLSGLPVKKEAFEEPLSIRIQQKDKRGQIASYTHLGEFHSKSNPVKARSYLDSVIQLSKSLKIPRAEKDALKQLMQLAPNAIGIRDRYVFLQDSLYDQELKVKTQFAKYRYDDKLKQESILHLEKESAEHLLEAAKQRNQKIISYSGLALIVLISVFTGFFSVQRAKRLKQENKTAKIEATYATEAELSRKLHDDFAGKLNHAMVLLQNGAPNTEVLNVIDGLYNQSRNFSRKINDIDTGPKFKEVLFGMLSSYCRNTQLIVTGSTEIDWGKLPELSKKTLYKVLQELMINMQKHSGATVVSIHFEALKTKLKVNYTDNGKGASKNNLNHKNGLWNTEKRILAINGSLTFDSEKGDGFRAQIEIPN from the coding sequence TTGAATAGGTTCGCACTAATCGTGTTCTGTTTTTTGTTTTTCGGCTGCACATCAAAGCATGATGCCCCCCTCACCCAAGAGGGCAAGGATGCCGACAGTGCCTTATTTCACTATAAGCGTGCCAAGGAAAAAACACTTTCCGTAAAAGAACGCTACCAAGCCATCAACCAATCGTACCAACATCTAAAAAACGACGTTGAAGACAGTCTGTACGGCCCTGTTCTCTTTCAAAAGAGTCTGTTACACCTGCTTTCAAAGGAATACGACAGCTTACGTATATACCACGATCAATTGGCAAACCACGCCCCGAAGGTCAAGAAAGCTTCTGTCTTGGCGGAACAATACTACCTAATGGGCTATTATTTCTCAGAAGTGGAACACGATTACCACAAGGCCATTGAAAACTATTCCCTTTCAAAAGAATACTATACGCAGTTGAAGGACAGCAGTAGAATTGGTATCAACCTGCTGAACATAGGCACCATTCAAAAAAACAACAACGATTTTTTCGGAAGCAAAGAAACCCTGACCGACGCCTTAAAATTTTTAAAAAACCCTAAAAAAGTAGCCCATTGCTACAACGCTTTGGCTACCAACCATAGAAAGCTACTGAACTTTTCCGATGCCATAGACTACTACCAAAAAGCCATACACATTGAAGAAAGCGCCCATGACCGCCTGATTTACGAGAACAATTTGGCAGCCACCTATATCGATAGCAAGTCCTTCGACAAGGCCATGGAACTGTTGAACAAAATAGTAAAGGACAGCACCTTGGGCCGAAATCAAAAACATTACGCCCGGGTCTTGGACAATTTGGCCTATGCCAGATGGTTATCGGGCCTTCCTGTAAAAAAGGAAGCCTTTGAAGAACCCTTGTCCATACGAATTCAGCAAAAGGACAAAAGGGGGCAGATTGCCAGTTATACCCATTTGGGGGAATTCCACAGTAAAAGCAATCCTGTAAAGGCCCGTTCGTATCTTGATTCGGTCATACAGCTATCCAAATCGTTAAAAATACCACGGGCGGAAAAAGATGCCCTGAAACAGCTTATGCAACTCGCACCCAACGCTATCGGAATAAGGGACCGCTATGTGTTTTTGCAGGATAGCCTGTACGACCAAGAATTAAAAGTAAAGACCCAATTTGCCAAATACAGGTACGACGACAAGCTAAAGCAAGAATCCATTCTCCATTTAGAAAAGGAGAGTGCCGAACACCTTTTGGAAGCGGCCAAGCAACGCAACCAAAAGATTATATCCTACTCGGGCCTGGCCTTGATCGTACTCATTTCCGTTTTCACGGGCTTCTTTTCGGTTCAGCGCGCCAAGCGCCTAAAACAAGAAAATAAAACGGCAAAAATAGAAGCCACCTATGCCACCGAAGCAGAACTGTCGAGAAAACTACACGACGATTTTGCAGGCAAGTTAAACCATGCCATGGTATTGCTGCAAAACGGGGCGCCCAATACCGAGGTTCTGAACGTCATCGATGGCCTCTACAACCAAAGCAGGAATTTTTCAAGGAAAATCAACGACATCGACACCGGGCCAAAGTTCAAGGAAGTCCTCTTCGGTATGCTGAGCAGCTACTGTAGAAACACCCAATTGATCGTCACAGGAAGTACTGAAATCGATTGGGGCAAACTACCGGAACTAAGCAAAAAAACCTTGTATAAGGTACTTCAAGAACTTATGATCAATATGCAGAAGCACAGCGGGGCCACAGTGGTCTCCATACACTTTGAAGCCTTGAAAACAAAGCTAAAAGTCAACTACACCGACAACGGTAAAGGAGCCTCAAAAAATAATTTAAATCATAAAAATGGACTATGGAATACGGAAAAGCGTATTCTAGCCATCAATGGAAGTCTTACTTTTGATTCAGAAAAGGGCGATGGTTTTAGAGCCCAAATTGAAATTCCGAATTAA
- a CDS encoding sulfatase family protein encodes MRKSHLLLLLISSLLWVCSCTEKKKEEAKPAQERPNIVFIIADDMAWDDSGAYGHPNIQTPNIDQLAKDGMRFDNAFLTTSSCSPSRTSIITGLYPHNTDAEQLHWPLPTSKITFVEQLKKSGYWTAQAGKWHLGDSIKTRFDLVKDVGTHGFQLSPTGEKTKQKGDGSGCEEWVPVLKQRPQDHPFFLWLAAVDPHRPYDDDIIANPHALKDVVLPPYFPDTKEVREDFVHYYNEITRLDNYVGQVVAELDRQGVSDNTIILFISDNGRPFPRDKTTLYDSGIKTPWIVKWPKKVEANSVNTKLVSAIDIAPTFLKLAGLEALPSFEGKDFSPLLEDPKAKIRDLVYAEDHWHDYEDYTRAVRTEEFKYIRNFYTDLPNTPSADAFVGGTFQSMRELKKKGELNEAQLACFVSPRPSEELYDVVNDPYELKNLAEDHDHQKTLKTLRSEMNRIRKTSKDSLPDFRTPDEFDRETGKSNAFRKRPRPSKVEMEKIIRAMPH; translated from the coding sequence ATGCGCAAAAGTCATTTACTGCTCTTATTGATCTCAAGTCTTTTATGGGTCTGCTCCTGTACCGAGAAGAAAAAAGAGGAAGCAAAGCCTGCCCAAGAACGCCCGAACATTGTTTTTATCATCGCCGATGATATGGCCTGGGACGATAGCGGAGCCTATGGCCACCCCAACATACAGACGCCCAACATCGACCAACTGGCCAAAGACGGTATGCGTTTTGACAATGCCTTCTTGACCACCAGTTCGTGCAGCCCCAGTAGAACCAGTATCATCACCGGTCTCTACCCCCACAATACCGATGCGGAACAGCTGCATTGGCCGCTACCGACAAGCAAGATTACCTTTGTCGAGCAGCTGAAAAAATCGGGATATTGGACGGCACAAGCGGGAAAATGGCATTTGGGCGATTCCATAAAAACGCGCTTCGACCTGGTAAAAGACGTAGGCACCCACGGTTTTCAACTATCGCCCACCGGCGAAAAAACAAAACAGAAGGGTGATGGCAGCGGTTGTGAGGAATGGGTTCCCGTGCTTAAACAAAGGCCCCAAGACCACCCCTTCTTTTTATGGCTGGCCGCGGTCGACCCACACAGGCCTTATGACGATGATATCATTGCGAATCCCCATGCCTTGAAAGACGTAGTACTCCCTCCCTACTTTCCCGATACCAAGGAAGTACGTGAAGATTTTGTCCATTATTACAACGAGATCACCCGACTTGACAATTATGTGGGCCAAGTAGTGGCCGAACTAGACAGGCAAGGCGTTTCCGACAACACCATAATCTTATTCATTAGCGATAACGGCAGGCCCTTCCCCCGTGATAAGACGACCCTTTATGACAGCGGAATAAAAACCCCATGGATCGTAAAATGGCCGAAAAAAGTAGAAGCTAATTCCGTCAACACCAAGTTGGTGAGCGCGATAGACATTGCCCCTACCTTCCTAAAACTTGCCGGATTGGAAGCCTTACCGAGTTTTGAAGGGAAGGATTTTTCCCCTCTACTGGAAGACCCCAAGGCAAAAATCAGGGATTTGGTCTATGCCGAGGACCATTGGCACGATTACGAAGACTACACACGGGCCGTACGAACGGAAGAATTTAAGTACATACGCAATTTCTATACGGACTTGCCCAACACCCCTTCCGCAGATGCCTTCGTGGGCGGAACCTTTCAATCGATGCGCGAACTAAAGAAAAAAGGCGAACTCAACGAAGCCCAATTGGCCTGTTTTGTAAGCCCGAGGCCAAGCGAGGAACTCTACGATGTGGTAAACGACCCTTACGAACTTAAAAACCTGGCCGAAGACCACGATCACCAAAAGACCCTAAAAACCCTACGTTCAGAAATGAACCGTATTAGAAAGACATCAAAAGATAGCCTACCCGATTTTAGGACGCCCGATGAGTTTGATCGCGAGACCGGCAAATCGAATGCCTTCAGAAAAAGACCCCGACCATCAAAGGTGGAGATGGAGAAGATTATCAGGGCCATGCCCCATTAA
- a CDS encoding sulfatase-like hydrolase/transferase codes for MKTIYFLLFPFFLSFSCYAQKADSGADKRPNVILIMVDDLGYEGIGSYGGTSYHTPNIDKLAATGMQFNQAYAQPLCTPTRVKLMTGQYNFRNWEAFGILNPKQKTFGHIMQDAGYATCMVGKWQLQSYDPPGYPGGEHRRGIGMKVEDAGFDEYSMFHAFHTEDKGSRFANPTIYQNGEFLKDTEEKYGPDIFSKYLNDFVDRQADKPFFVYYPMALTHGPFNPTPNSKDWKHAEKRLNDETVYFKDMVEYLDKIIGDIVAHLEKKGLRENTLLMLYSDNGTHQSIFSKMGDRTVQGGKGLTTEAGIKVPFIANWPGHIKAGTISNEFIDAIDFMPTILEATQTPKPQGLHTDGESFLAVLKGEPVQRRDWVFMSYDPKPGWDKKQFAPAEFVLNENYKLYGDGRFYNTRKDVLEKDELTDAKLSPDEIRLKEKFNAVLDSLKKYPAYGWIERLAPEFDSLVSPHARIELVAEGFNWSEGPVWLPKEQKLIFSDVPENKIYQWHDIDGLSLYMAPSGGTGIPNGNTGKGSNGLILDPQGDLVICQVGDRRISKLTSLRDSLHPKFAPIVTGYKGQPFNSPNDLDYDAHGNLYFTDPSFGLGKGESAIGFNGVYFYGKDKEVVLLDDSIKAPNGIAVSNDNKTLYVADSFKEQPKIQAYDIIGDGKVSNKRIFFDATALHDASISKQSPDGMKIDKKGNIFLAGPDGVLVISPSGKHLGTIRTDKNTGNCEFSDDGRYLFITADDALLRVNLRPYSK; via the coding sequence ATGAAAACCATTTATTTTTTACTTTTCCCATTCTTCCTGTCCTTTTCATGTTACGCCCAAAAAGCGGACAGCGGTGCCGACAAACGCCCAAACGTGATTCTGATCATGGTTGATGACCTAGGTTACGAAGGTATTGGCAGCTACGGTGGAACTTCCTACCATACCCCCAACATCGATAAACTTGCGGCAACGGGCATGCAGTTCAATCAAGCCTATGCCCAACCCCTCTGTACCCCCACGCGTGTAAAACTTATGACGGGGCAATACAACTTTCGGAACTGGGAAGCCTTCGGGATCTTAAACCCCAAACAGAAAACCTTTGGTCATATCATGCAAGATGCGGGCTACGCCACCTGTATGGTGGGCAAATGGCAACTACAGAGTTATGACCCGCCCGGCTATCCCGGAGGCGAACACAGGAGAGGAATCGGTATGAAGGTCGAAGATGCCGGCTTTGACGAATACAGCATGTTCCACGCCTTCCATACGGAAGATAAAGGCTCTCGTTTTGCCAACCCGACCATTTATCAAAACGGTGAGTTTTTAAAAGATACCGAGGAAAAATACGGTCCTGATATTTTCTCAAAATACTTAAATGACTTTGTTGACCGTCAGGCCGACAAGCCCTTTTTTGTGTATTACCCCATGGCATTGACCCATGGCCCATTCAATCCCACCCCAAACAGTAAGGATTGGAAACACGCCGAAAAACGATTGAACGACGAGACCGTATATTTTAAGGATATGGTGGAATACTTAGATAAGATCATTGGTGACATCGTGGCCCATCTTGAGAAGAAAGGACTTCGCGAGAACACCTTGCTCATGTTGTATTCCGATAACGGTACCCACCAAAGCATCTTTTCAAAAATGGGAGACCGAACGGTACAAGGCGGAAAAGGCCTGACCACCGAAGCGGGTATCAAGGTGCCGTTTATTGCCAACTGGCCGGGACACATTAAGGCAGGAACCATATCGAACGAATTCATCGATGCCATCGATTTTATGCCGACCATCCTTGAAGCGACCCAGACCCCAAAGCCCCAAGGCCTCCATACCGATGGCGAAAGCTTCCTGGCCGTTCTCAAAGGAGAACCCGTACAGCGCAGAGATTGGGTATTTATGAGCTACGACCCCAAACCGGGCTGGGACAAAAAACAATTTGCCCCCGCAGAATTCGTCTTAAACGAAAACTATAAACTTTACGGTGATGGGCGCTTTTACAATACAAGGAAGGATGTATTGGAAAAAGACGAACTGACCGACGCTAAGTTGTCTCCCGATGAAATACGATTGAAAGAAAAATTCAATGCCGTCTTAGATTCCCTAAAAAAATATCCCGCTTACGGATGGATCGAACGCTTGGCCCCCGAATTCGACTCACTGGTATCGCCACATGCCCGTATTGAACTCGTGGCCGAAGGCTTCAATTGGTCAGAAGGTCCCGTATGGCTTCCGAAAGAGCAAAAACTCATTTTTTCCGATGTTCCCGAAAACAAAATTTACCAATGGCACGATATAGATGGATTGAGTCTCTACATGGCGCCTTCCGGAGGTACCGGAATCCCGAACGGCAATACGGGAAAGGGTTCTAACGGACTCATTCTCGACCCACAGGGTGATTTGGTGATTTGCCAAGTAGGCGACCGCAGAATCAGTAAGCTTACCAGCTTACGCGATTCACTACATCCAAAGTTCGCCCCCATAGTAACCGGCTATAAAGGCCAACCCTTTAATTCGCCCAATGACCTCGATTATGACGCTCACGGAAACCTCTATTTTACCGATCCGTCTTTCGGACTGGGCAAGGGTGAAAGTGCCATCGGTTTTAACGGGGTGTATTTCTATGGAAAGGACAAAGAAGTAGTGCTCTTGGACGATTCGATAAAGGCCCCGAACGGCATTGCGGTATCTAACGACAATAAAACCCTCTATGTTGCCGATTCTTTTAAAGAACAACCGAAGATCCAGGCCTATGATATTATTGGGGATGGAAAAGTAAGCAACAAAAGGATATTTTTTGATGCTACCGCCCTTCACGATGCAAGCATTAGCAAGCAATCGCCCGATGGTATGAAGATTGACAAAAAGGGAAATATTTTCTTGGCGGGACCCGATGGGGTATTGGTGATTTCCCCTTCGGGAAAGCATTTAGGAACGATCAGAACCGATAAAAATACCGGCAATTGCGAATTCAGTGATGACGGTAGATACTTATTCATCACCGCCGACGATGCCCTGTTAAGGGTAAACCTAAGACCTTATTCTAAATAA
- a CDS encoding arylsulfatase, translated as MRLRFVPNLSILFVFSLLLSLGACKEETKTVTTTTANAQQKPNIIYILADDLGYGDLSSYGQEKFETPRIDELAQRGMKFTQHYSGAPVCAPARSSLMTGQHTGHTPIRGNMELEGEGQTPLPGNSVTIAEMLKKAGYITGAFGKWGLGFIGTEGDPVAQGFDEFYGYNCQRMSHRYYPTHLWHNEEKVLLEGNDWTKTETYAPDKIQAATLNFIETNKEKPFFAYVPFVLPHAELISPNDSIFDKFKDKYEETPYTAENLYTSDYGPDIVPQEYAPQLKPHAAFASMVYRMDVYVGQILDKLDELGIADNTIVMFTSDNGPHAEGGADPEFFNSSGGLKGIKRDLYEGGIRSPFLAVWPNKIKAGSTSDHVSAFWDLMPTLAEITNTDVPASSDGISFLPTLLGKKDQKQHEYLYWEFSIQNGRKAVRKGDWKGVIYNFNKQPQGPFELYNLADDPEETHNLADQHPEIVTEMKQIMENASEESELFPF; from the coding sequence ATGAGATTACGTTTTGTCCCCAACCTATCCATTCTTTTTGTTTTTTCCCTTTTACTAAGCTTAGGTGCGTGCAAAGAAGAAACCAAAACCGTAACTACAACCACGGCAAACGCCCAACAAAAACCGAATATCATCTATATTCTAGCCGATGACCTCGGTTATGGCGACTTAAGTTCGTACGGCCAGGAAAAATTTGAAACGCCCCGTATAGACGAATTGGCACAAAGGGGGATGAAATTTACCCAACATTACAGCGGTGCGCCCGTTTGCGCCCCGGCCCGTTCTTCCCTCATGACCGGACAACATACCGGCCACACCCCCATAAGGGGCAACATGGAGTTGGAAGGCGAGGGGCAAACGCCCCTACCGGGCAATTCGGTGACCATTGCCGAGATGTTGAAAAAAGCAGGCTATATTACAGGAGCTTTCGGAAAATGGGGATTGGGATTCATCGGTACGGAAGGCGACCCCGTAGCCCAAGGTTTTGACGAATTCTACGGCTACAATTGCCAACGTATGTCCCACAGGTATTACCCGACCCACTTATGGCACAACGAAGAAAAGGTTTTGCTCGAAGGGAACGATTGGACCAAGACAGAGACCTATGCTCCCGACAAAATTCAGGCCGCTACCTTAAACTTTATCGAGACCAACAAAGAAAAACCCTTTTTTGCCTATGTGCCCTTCGTTCTGCCACATGCGGAATTAATTTCACCGAATGATTCCATATTTGACAAGTTCAAGGACAAATACGAAGAAACCCCGTATACAGCGGAGAATTTATATACCTCCGACTACGGGCCGGATATCGTTCCCCAAGAGTATGCCCCACAACTCAAGCCACATGCCGCCTTTGCCTCCATGGTATACCGTATGGATGTTTATGTAGGACAGATATTGGATAAATTAGATGAGCTCGGTATTGCCGACAACACCATCGTAATGTTCACCAGTGACAACGGTCCCCACGCCGAAGGAGGTGCAGACCCAGAATTCTTTAACAGTAGCGGTGGCTTAAAAGGAATCAAAAGGGACCTTTATGAAGGAGGTATCCGTTCACCCTTTCTAGCGGTTTGGCCCAATAAAATAAAAGCCGGATCCACCTCAGACCACGTCTCCGCATTTTGGGACCTTATGCCAACACTCGCGGAAATCACCAATACCGATGTGCCGGCAAGTAGTGATGGTATTTCATTCCTTCCCACCCTACTCGGAAAAAAAGACCAAAAGCAGCACGAGTACCTCTATTGGGAGTTTTCCATTCAAAACGGCCGTAAAGCCGTTCGCAAGGGGGATTGGAAAGGAGTAATCTACAATTTCAACAAACAACCGCAAGGCCCATTCGAACTCTATAACCTGGCCGATGACCCCGAGGAAACCCATAATCTGGCCGACCAACACCCCGAAATAGTTACGGAAATGAAGCAGATTATGGAAAATGCCAGCGAAGAATCGGAACTCTTCCCCTTCTAA
- a CDS encoding outer membrane beta-barrel protein, with the protein MVKFQLKYGFILILFILSLTSMQSQSSGAISGRVLSAEKEALEAVAVVLLGVKDSTYVDYTITDANGDFNISEVPKGNYILNISSLGYLSVYKDLSYTGEAIALGDLILREDTYELEGVTLTAVVPVQIKQDTIAFNANSFKVDSDDNLEELLNKIPGMEIDSDGKVNAQGSEVTKIMIDGKEFFGGDPSIVLKNLSADAIANVEIIDQKSDESELTGVADGNKEVVINFTLKESRKNNGFGKISAGGGLDNRYFGNLNYNKFTSKTQFSVIGKINNINITGSNIQDFLKNADGVDGDGDDEEEQNSAQRTKSLSGYLNTAVAGVNVGHEFKEKESLNGDYFYNYSKNDGSSLSKRITFSNANNFDYEAENEYINTKNNHNLNLDYKNKSNPNNSLIVKGQLISDEVNSYSNRKGRYFKEEGLSTKNDNLSTVDRDRKRGNMALNFYQKLRKKGRSLATGLKTTFNRSTMKNDQYTLITRQVNTQNESVKELNTLRDQKLNTSAINFNFKYTEPLGGNHYLKLESYMGNKIDRENVYQNKTTITSSNKEEILQYDYDHNENNYQTRLAHSYNVGTINTYAAMELQDIVRSFGVVNEASMTTDRLFVNPIATVQYIPKRGRKYRLSYKRNVRTPRPTESSTVVNDLNPFSIRKGNPDLVAEKIDALTVSAIVHDFRSSLSFNTRLQYQYTKDAIIKSVDVDEDYVRTLSYQNNGIKRRLNTSLGFSQKLKGLGLRYSIRNRNFFNTNNAIINFQLNEVTSRDFLVSATLENNNKSMVDLKAGATYSVNNTSFSIEHDLDRKYTKQQYFSMLDCDLGEKVNFNTQFDYFIYTDNAFASNENIPLWNATVSYAFTKQKNHVLKLLFIDLLDKNIDIYRRSTTNYFEETTSESLGRYFIVSYMHKLNNRPRKG; encoded by the coding sequence ATGGTCAAGTTTCAATTAAAGTATGGTTTTATACTCATTCTTTTCATCCTATCGCTTACTTCAATGCAATCACAATCTTCCGGTGCTATCTCGGGAAGGGTGCTTTCGGCGGAAAAAGAAGCCTTGGAAGCCGTTGCCGTGGTATTGCTCGGGGTAAAGGATTCCACTTATGTGGATTATACCATTACCGATGCGAATGGGGATTTCAACATAAGCGAGGTGCCCAAGGGGAATTATATCCTTAATATTTCGTCCTTGGGATACCTTTCGGTGTATAAGGATCTGTCGTACACGGGGGAAGCCATTGCTTTGGGAGACCTCATTTTAAGGGAAGACACTTATGAGCTCGAAGGGGTGACCTTGACCGCCGTAGTGCCGGTGCAAATCAAACAAGATACCATAGCCTTTAATGCCAATTCGTTCAAGGTAGATTCCGATGATAACTTAGAGGAATTGTTGAATAAAATTCCAGGTATGGAAATCGATTCCGACGGAAAGGTCAATGCCCAAGGCAGCGAGGTGACCAAAATTATGATCGATGGGAAGGAATTCTTCGGAGGGGATCCTTCCATCGTACTAAAGAACCTGTCCGCAGATGCCATTGCCAATGTTGAGATCATCGATCAGAAGAGCGACGAATCGGAACTCACGGGCGTGGCGGACGGAAACAAGGAGGTGGTCATCAATTTTACCTTGAAAGAGTCGCGAAAAAATAACGGCTTCGGAAAGATCTCTGCCGGAGGCGGATTGGATAATCGGTATTTTGGGAATTTGAATTACAACAAATTTACCTCTAAAACCCAGTTTTCGGTTATTGGTAAAATCAATAACATCAATATAACCGGGTCGAATATCCAAGATTTTTTAAAGAATGCCGACGGTGTTGATGGCGATGGCGACGATGAAGAAGAGCAGAACTCGGCGCAAAGGACCAAAAGCCTCAGCGGATATCTGAATACGGCCGTGGCCGGGGTGAACGTGGGGCACGAGTTCAAGGAAAAGGAATCGTTGAACGGCGATTATTTCTATAACTATTCTAAGAATGACGGTAGCTCCCTTTCTAAGCGTATCACTTTTTCGAATGCCAATAACTTTGATTATGAGGCCGAAAACGAATACATCAACACTAAGAACAACCACAACCTGAACCTCGATTATAAAAACAAGTCGAACCCTAACAACAGTCTTATCGTAAAAGGCCAGTTGATCTCAGATGAGGTCAATAGCTATTCCAACCGTAAGGGGAGGTATTTCAAGGAGGAAGGACTAAGCACTAAAAATGACAATCTATCTACCGTTGATAGAGATAGAAAAAGAGGCAATATGGCCCTTAATTTCTATCAAAAACTGCGTAAAAAGGGGAGGAGCCTAGCGACTGGTCTGAAAACTACCTTTAATCGGTCTACCATGAAGAACGATCAATATACTTTGATCACAAGGCAGGTCAATACCCAAAATGAATCGGTGAAGGAGCTGAATACCCTACGGGATCAGAAACTGAATACTTCGGCAATCAATTTCAATTTTAAATATACCGAGCCCCTTGGGGGAAACCATTATTTGAAGTTGGAGTCGTATATGGGGAATAAAATCGATAGGGAAAACGTCTATCAGAATAAGACGACCATTACTTCCAGTAACAAAGAAGAAATCTTACAGTACGACTACGACCATAACGAAAACAATTATCAGACCCGCTTGGCACATAGTTATAACGTGGGGACCATCAATACCTATGCGGCCATGGAACTGCAAGACATCGTACGTTCTTTTGGCGTGGTCAATGAAGCGTCGATGACGACGGACCGCTTGTTCGTCAACCCGATAGCAACGGTTCAATATATCCCAAAAAGGGGAAGGAAGTATAGATTGAGCTATAAAAGGAACGTTCGTACGCCACGACCTACAGAAAGCTCGACGGTGGTCAACGACCTAAATCCTTTTTCCATTAGAAAGGGAAACCCCGACCTGGTTGCCGAAAAGATAGATGCCCTTACCGTATCGGCCATTGTTCATGACTTTAGGTCGTCTTTGAGTTTTAATACACGGTTACAGTACCAATACACCAAAGATGCCATTATAAAAAGTGTTGATGTGGATGAAGACTACGTTAGAACCCTCAGCTACCAAAACAACGGCATCAAACGTCGGCTTAATACTTCCTTGGGCTTTAGCCAAAAACTAAAAGGTCTGGGACTACGATATTCCATCCGTAACCGTAACTTTTTCAATACGAACAATGCGATTATCAATTTTCAGCTTAATGAGGTGACTTCCCGAGATTTTCTGGTAAGTGCAACCCTAGAGAACAATAACAAAAGTATGGTGGACCTTAAGGCGGGGGCTACCTATAGCGTTAACAACACCTCTTTTTCCATAGAACACGATTTGGACCGGAAGTATACCAAGCAGCAGTATTTTTCAATGCTCGATTGCGATTTGGGCGAAAAGGTGAATTTCAATACCCAATTCGATTATTTTATTTATACCGATAATGCCTTTGCCTCAAACGAAAATATCCCCCTGTGGAATGCCACGGTGTCGTATGCCTTTACAAAACAGAAAAACCATGTTTTAAAACTGTTGTTCATTGACCTGCTCGATAAAAATATAGATATCTACAGGCGGAGTACGACCAACTACTTTGAGGAAACGACATCTGAAAGTTTGGGCCGTTACTTTATAGTGAGTTATATGCACAAGTTGAACAACCGGCCACGAAAGGGATAA